A region of the Larimichthys crocea isolate SSNF unplaced genomic scaffold, L_crocea_2.0 scaffold377, whole genome shotgun sequence genome:
TCCAAACTGTTAAGTCGTTATTCAATTCAGTTTGAGAATGATTTGATTGCCTTCCCACACCCAGCCCGCACCTTTTTCCTGTTCTGTCGTTTTTCAAGTCATATCCTCCCCTGATTTTTGCCTTTTCTGGGGGATGAAAGCCCACAGctattttcctttgtttgtgaCACTTGGCACACTGGCTGACCTATCTGCCTTACCCTTTATGTTTGTTCCTCTCTTCACCCTTGCAGACGTCCAGCGGTGTATCATTTGGGTGGTTGCATAGAAATAGTACTTAACcgtcaagcaaaaaaaaaaaaaaaatacaaaaaattaaTCCAGTTCAGCAAGTGCTCAAGCAAGTTTGGTCCGAGTTTATGGGAAAATATGGGCAGCCCCTGGAAAGGCTTTGTTGAGTTTACCTTGCCTGCGTCGCCACCCACCGCGTTCGTTAGCGCTGACCTGAGCAGCACCTCCCCTGTCGGACTCAGCCTGTCGCCATATGGCCGATCCGTAAGTTCCACCTTCCCACCTCTTTTTTACGTGACCCACCCCCATCGAACACCCATCCACCCACCTTGCCCTGCATCTCTCTGCTGTGAATGGCCTAACCTCTTTCATCCTTTTTCGGGCTCCCGAGACAAGCCTCTACTCAGTTGTTGCAGGGTGAGGGGTGTTCTACTGATTAGACTATAGAAATATGACActttttttgacttttgttttttcaaatccTCCAGAACCTTTTTCTCTAACTGAATTTTATATCTCAATCCAGTAAAATCTTAGTTGGTCCATGACATACGAAAATGATCTTGGTTACAATAATTTTGGTACATAACTTCGCTCAAAACAggcaaaacaaatacaaattaaactCCATCTCCCCCAGGGAAAAACTGCTAAACATGTTGAGAATCACTCGTAGTGCAAGTACAGGGCCTAACAGAAGAGGCTGCTCTGGGACCCCCCTCATAACCCATAACCCATCACAACCTCTCTGTCCACTGTAGATGCACAGCTATTTGACCATTTGCATTTTCTGATTCTCCATCTTaagtagtttttattttagctgACCTTAAGTAATATTTGCGACACTGCACTTCCTTTAACTGGCTGCGCAAAGACGTTCTTTTTAGTTTGCCTTCTCTGTAGAGCCGTACCTTGTCTGAATGCACCAGTGTTTTGAACCACTTAGAATTGCTGTAGGTTGGTGTGATTGTCATGGTAACAAATTCATTGTTACTCAGTGGTCTTTTGGTTTTCTTCCTGGTATTTTTGGTGTCAGGGTTTGAGTATTGGTGGTGTTTGCCATAAAGGGacatattataattataatatggCATTTTGTACACAAGAACGTGTAGTATATTGCTATGATGTGAAATGTATGTCAGGCTCCTGACTGTGTGGAGCAAACCCATGGTGTCCTGTGAGAGATGAGCAGATTAGCTAGGTCAAGTAAAAGGTGCTTACTTATATACCCAAATGATGGTAAACGACTGATTTTGCGTATtgagtcttttttgttttcaaaaagtAAAACGCTGCGACTTTGCTTCAAAGCCGTTGCCTCCTCTTAACAGCACATCCAAGTCCTGTCCTCAGTGTCAGAAATGGAAAGAGGCTCATCTGAACCTCCAGTGGCTCGCAACACTGGCTCTGCCCCATCTTCCTCCACTGGTCCCATGCCTATTCCCCGCTCCTCTTCCATGTCTTGCCATCCTCACCCAGGAAGTAAAAAACACAAGCGGACTCCCTTGTATCAGAGATCAGTAAGGGGGCATGTTCGGTGGTGCCCACGTTGACTTTAACAGCcctgtgagctgctgttgtgTAATGTGACTCTTGCTAACAAGCATGGTGTGTTGCGTGAAAAAACGAGTTCAACCAAGATCTATTGTTGGACTGTGATTAGtgagtttttattgatttcagtATAACCGTTGGTTGGTAAGAGTCTGAACACGTTTTTGAAAGTTTGTCTGTCTAACCAGAATTGCATGGAATTTGTGCGAGTTTCGTTAATGCTTTGGGACTAAAATCACTTGACAAATGGTGTGGAATTTAGCTTTTTAAGTGCATGACAGGAACTCAGGAAGCGCCACACAGTGTGGTGGTTAAATCCTCTCCATTCATTCTAGAAATTTTCAACATGTGCTGACCAGCTAGCCGCAGAAGACCCTGATGTAgcttttacttttgctttttttcccccctccccccttcctctgTAGTTTGCTAGACCTgcatgtttaaagtgttttgtgTTACGGTTGGCATCAAACACTACATTAAACTGCAggattcaacttttatttttaaaatttggtCAGCTTCATGTTTATCCTCTACTTGGATGTATTTTAACCATTggcctctcctctccctcagaTGAGTTTTGACCCAGGTATGCTCCATAACAATGGACACACTGCATACGCCAACGGCACAGGGCCTGGCATAAGAGAGACTGGTGTGGTGGAGAAGCTCCTAACGTCTTACGGGTTCATCCAGTGCTCCGAACGCCAGGCTCGGCTGTTTTTCCACTGTTCCCAGTACAATGGCAACCTGCAGGAGCTTAAAATAGGAGGTGAGAGGCCTTGGGTCAGTCCATAAATACTTAACCTGTGTAACTTGACGTGTTGAAAAGAAGCACTTGAGCTACATCACCCTGTCCCTCTATCATTTgaaagtgtgttgtgttttttttttcctgcttctatCTCCTCAGATGATGTAGAGTTTGAGGTATCCTCTGACAGGCGCACTGGCAAGCCCATAGCAGTGAAGCTGCTTAAGATAAAGCCAGAGGTGCTGCCAGAGGAGCGGATCTCGGGCCAGGTGGGGCCAGACCTGCACGCCTATCCCTTTACTGTGCTGCATGGTTATATTCATCCAGTTAAGGAATaccattttatttttggttctGTCCTTGTCTGTCCACTTAACATTTATATGGCcctttgtttggtttgtttttcttttttgggggaTAATATTGTAAgcacattgttttaaaaaaaatcctgcatctaaatttaagtgttttcttttaggaTTTACAgtagtctgtttgtttgtttttaaatatcagaTTGGCTTGTTGTGctgacatgcatgcatgaacTGTTAAATGTCAATTGAACAAATATAGTCAAGTGATCAATACATTGCCcagtgggtgttttttttttttttttttttatttctctgtgaatGCTCACAGAACTCACTTGGCAAGTCTCAAACTAAACCAAATATTACATGTACCATTCAGGAGCCTGCCTGCTGCATCATTAAGGTGAGCGCAGCAGGGTAAGGCAGAGCCATGTGTGCTCATTGGCTCAGTGATCAATTTCTAAAATGCAAGTGATGCCGCTTGTAATgcatacacaaaataaatgaaggtCTACATGTAGCTGTACACTTAGTGATTCATTCACTCACTAACCTATTCAGTCAGGTAATCAACATGCTAAAGGCCCTGACGGTGAATACAGAGTTCCCACCATCATTGGTCTGTGCACCACATCTGACACTTGATATACTTGttactgtgacatttaaaattcaGCCATTTCATCGATCACATGtctagaaatgtttttaattgggCTCTGTAATTGTAATGAATATTTGAACTCCGCTTGGCAGAGCAGTGTGTTAACCACCTTCACTTGCAATATCCTCCCGTTTTCTGCAGGTTGTCTCAGCAATCCCAGTGCACTTGGATGGAAAATCTGCTCCCGGCCAGGTGCCCACCGGCAGTGTTTGTTATGAAAGAAACGGGGTAAGGAAAGTGTTATGGGTTACAGCATGTTCTATCAATGAAATTGTTAATTATTTGAATTGTAAATTTTGTACAGATGGCACTCAATTACGTGGTTCATACATAGCTGGATTTTGCTAAATACCTACTTCAATCTGCTTCCACattatgatttatgatgatGTATTTCAATTATATGCAACCATATCAGAGATCAGTCTGCATGTTTTCGTGGGTAGGTAAATGTAACCTTTTCAATCCTCAACACACAGGCTGTCTATCCCTCATGTGCGTTCCCTTAATTTATGGTTGGTGTTGAATGTGTGACAGTTATAGGTGTGTCCTAAACCCTTTTTAACAAAGTTTGACAGTGGTGTGGCCTTTCACAGGAGGTGTTCTACCTTACCTACACTCCTGACGACGTAGAGGGTAACATCCACCTGGACACGGGCGACAAAGTCAGCTTTTACATGGAGACCAACAAGCAGTAAGTCTTTACATCACGTCACTGTTTCCTCTATAATCCCCAGCTGGCACAcggtttttaaaacattttattgctcTTGTGTTTCAGTACTGGTGCGGTCAGTGCTCGCAATATTCAACTTGTGAAGAAAAAGCAAATGAGATGCCAGGGTGTGGTGTGTGCCACAAAGGTAAGGGCCTCTGTCATTAATGTTTCTTAATTACCAAATGAAATAAAGTCTGGTAATCTTACTTCTTGTTACCAAGTAAGTTAAGTAACCCACTGAACACTTAAGACAGGTCCTAGATTTCCTGTTTGGTGTGCCTGTTTAACCATGTGTCCTCTTTCAGGAGGCCTTTGGGTTCATTGAGAGGGCCGACGTGGTGAAGGAGATCTTCTTTCACTACAGCGAGTTCAAGGGTGATCTAGAGGCTCTGCAGGCTGGAGATGATGTCGAGTTCACCATCAAAGACCGAAATGTAGGTGTTGAGCGTTCCAACTCTCATCCAGAAGTTCCTGAGTAACTTAGGAACTTTGGATAGATCCAATTTTGCAGCTTTGACACCTGTAAATCTTTACCGTAACCTACCTGGAATATATATTTAgaatgttttgtacattttatattgtgtCTTTAGGGTAAAGAAGTGGCCACAGATGTGAGGCTGCTCCCCCAAGGAACAGTCATCTTTGAAGATATCAGCATTGAGCAGTTTGAAGGCACTGTCGTCAAGGTCATTCCCAAGGTTCCCACCAAAAACCAGGCAAGTAGATTACTGAAGTCTGGCAAGTGGATAAGAGGATTCAGCTGTAAAAGCAACCAGTGAACAGGGATCCAGAACAATAACTAACAAATCTTTCCTCCCTGCTCGTACAGAACGATCCTCTGCCAGGTCGCATCAGTGCCCGGATTGGTTTCACTGACAAGGAACTGCCATTCGGCGAGAAGGACACAAAGTCCAAGGTGACCCTGTTGGAGGGAGATCACATCCAGTTCAACATCTCCACCGACCGCAGAGACAAGCTGGAAAGGGCTACCAACATCGACATCCTCCCTGACACCTTCAACTTCACCAAGGAGACCCGTGAAATGGTGAGGGTTATGAAAGTGTAAATCATTGCGATTTTCCTGAAGTGCACTATTATGTAATTAATGACTGATTGAATAGGCATTCACATCAATAAATGTGGCAGGCCCTTCCAGACAGCAACTGACATGATCTTCTCCTAGGGGGTGATTGCGGCTATACGCGATGGCTTTGGATTCATCAAGTGTGTGGATCGGGATGCCAGGATGTTCTTTCACTTCAGTGAAGTCCTAGAGGAGAGCCAACTGCACATCTCCGATGAAGTGGAGTTCACTGTTGTGCCTGTAGGTCCTGTTTATAAGCTTTTCACAAAAGTATGTATTCTGTATTTCTAAAGCAGGCACATTCtactttattaattattgaCTTTGTTAACaacaatctaaaaataaatattccacCGTTCCAGGACATGCTGTCTGCTCAGAGGAACCATGCCGTGCGCATCAAGAAGCTGCCCAAGGGCACAGTGTCCTTCCATACCCAGTCTGAGCAGCGCTTTGTGGGTGTGGTGGAGAAGGAAGTGGCAACCACCAATAAGAATGCCAGTCCCACCAAGAGCAAGGAAAAGGTACCATAGTGCACAAATATTGTTGTTCAAAGTACCCCCAGTATATTAAGAAAGCCCTCCAACCCACACCACCTACCCAATCTTCCCAACTTTTTGTATTTAGTTCtaattttcctctttgctttctcCTCCAATGACTTCGTCCTGTTTATGCTCCTTGTTGGTTAGAAAAAAGACAAGGTAGGACTTAGACCTCCTGCATGAAGCCACATCAATAAATTCTCATAAATGAATGATAGACAAACAAACTTAGGCCAATAGTAATACATTTCACTAACATTTAGTTTAAGAAATAACTTTATTCCTAGACCTTAGATGAACAATCTAAAAGTCagcaatcaataaataatgcagTGTAAGATGACTGTATTTACAAGTGTGATGTTGATGAGCCTGGCTGTCTAATGGATGTCTGTCTTAATTTTTCAAGGGTAAAGTTGTAGAAAAGGTTAGTCTTTGCAGGCCTCTGGTCCACTGATTGCCTTCTTTACCACTCGATTTGACAGCATGATATTTTATCACCTATTAACCCCTATCGCTGATTCAGTGCGTTGTAGGGCTGCACAATTAATGAAACTGTAGTCCCAATTAACTGTGTGGTTTTTGGGAACAGTCTATAAACAGCGTCTGGATTAGTTATTTTATCAAGTTAATATAGTTGACTTTTCtacttttaaaacaaatgtagtAATTGAAGTGGCAGAGCACTACAAATTAAGAATATTTCTTGTGATCAGGCACATTTTACTTTTTGGATTAAATCCTGAACATTGCAGATTGCGTGCTGTGATTGGTTCAGGCAATTACTCTGAACAACTGAGGAGAGAATGATGTGAGTATTGCAGGACTGTTCCCAGTAGTTGAAACTACAATAGTAATGGGTAATTATGCAGCCCTACATTGTAGGCTGTAACTCAGAGCTGTTGCAGTAGACTAGCCTAATGCTAACCAACTAGGCTGCTACAGAATGATGTAGTACACCCACTGGTGCCTCTCGTATTCTTGTGTAGGCTATCTGCACACAGTCATCTAATACACAATAAATCATCTGATCTGAATCGGTTGAGCTTTGGTAACCTACACCAGTTTTGTTGAAACCAGCACAGCATTGATGATTGCTTTGGCCAGGGGCAGCGGGATGGCGGTGTTATTGGAAAGCTAACGTAGCTTTGATTTGTTGCATTCCCTGTAGGAAGCTGAGGAAGGAGTTATTGCGTATGAAGACTGCGGAGTGAAGCTCACTGTGCCATACCATACCAAGGACCTGGAGGGAGGTGGTCACCCACTGGTTGGAGACAAGGTATCTATCCCTGCACTCACTATATTGTGTTGAGTGTTTGGTACAATCCTTTAATTCAAGCAAAACACTTGCAATTGAAGCAATGAATTGGTAGCTGTATTTACAGTGATTTTAGTTGCTTCAAACTTGAacttctgttgtgtttattttgcttgtGTGTGCTCTTAAGGTGGAGTTCTCCATCAATGAAGTGAAGCGAACTGGCCAGCAGAGTGCAGTCTCCATCAGAGTCCTCAACCGTAATGCCTCCAACGCAAAGAGACTGCATGGATTTGTTGCCACACTGAAGGACAACTTTGGCTTCATTGAGACAGCAAATCATGACCAGGAGATTTTCTTTCACTACAGGTAACAGGTTTAAGCTTTGAGTTTCTGTTTTGGAAgttttgtttattgatttttattaatgGCATTCAATGGTGTGTGAAGTCATATCTAAGTGTAACTTTGATTTGTCCTCAGTGAAATGTGTGGAGACTTGGAGAACCTGGAGCTGGGTGACACGGTGGAGTACACTCTCTCtaaaggaaaaggaaacaaagtcaGTGCTGAAAAGGTTACCAAAGTAGCTGCAGGTATGAGGGGTTTGCATTATACATATTTGTTAAGAGTGTTGACATAGCAGGAGAGTGCCTACAAATAAAAGCCGTCTTTTTCACTTTTAGTGAATGGTATTGGTGAGGATGTTGGTACAACAGTGATGATGGGGAAAGTCATCCGTCCCTTACGTAGTGTGGACCCCTCCCAGACAGAATATCAAGGGCTTATTGAAGTCACAGAGGAAGGTTGGTATCATGTTACAATGGGACTAGAGCCAGCATTTGAAGCACAATTTTCTTGGGGAAATTAATGTAATGTTGaccctccttcctttttgtACATGTTTCAGGTGGAACTAAAGGCCAGAATTATCCCTTTGGAATCATGGGTATGGCAAACAAGGCAGATTGTCTGCAGAAAGGAGAACTTGTGAAGTTTCAGGTTTGCACAGTCGCCCAAACTGGACAGAAGATGGCCTGCAATGTGGTTCCTCAGCGCAGAGCCATGGTGGAGTGTGTCAAAGATCAGGTAGTGATCATGTGTTCGTCTTCAGTTTCATTATGCTAGATCGAGTGACTGCCGTTTTTTAATCCTGAAGTTTTCTTGCTCCCCAGTTTGGCTTCATCACGTATGAAGTTGGTGAAAGCAAGAAGTTGTTCTTCCATGTAAAAGAAGTGCAAGATGGCCTGGAGCTCCAGACCGGAGATGAGGTGGAGTTCTCAGTTGTCCTCAATCAACGCACAGGAAAATGTAGTGCCTGCAACGTACGCAGAGTCAGGTAAGGAATGGGTCAGAACCCTTTGGTTCAATTCTAATTAGTTTTAGCTGAACCTGTGATGCACAGTATGTGTGACATAACCATTACATTGAGCACATAACGTTTACATCTTCCATGTTGCGTGACAGTGAGGGGCCTAAACCAGTGGTGACTCCGCGTCCTGATCGTCTGGTTAATCGTTTGAAGAGCATCACCCTTGACGATGCCAGTGCTCCTCGCCTGGTCATTGTACGACAGCCCCGTGGTCCTGACAATTCAAAGGTATGTCCAAGCCTGTGCTGTTGCCACATTTTGTCTAATGAAATCATGACCAATACTATTACATTTTATGTAAGCtccaatattaatatttttttcttttttctgttctttcctaTACAGGGCTTCAATGTGGAGCGCAAGACCCGCCAGCCCGGTGTCATTGACTGAGCAATACAGAGCCCCGCCTTGTTCGGTGTTGGTGGGATGCTGTCCCAAAGGGGCAACAGCAGGGGATAAGGGAATTTGATTTAACACATGCTTGTACACAAACTCATACACAaaacatacgcacacatacagtaatcgGCATGTGTAATCTTTGTTCCCATTGATACCTGCCAGGGAACTTGTCTCATTCCGTAGTTCCCTGCCTCCCATGTATGATGTACTTGATAGAGTTCCACACTGCAGTGTACATGGGATCtgagtgtgtgcgtttgtgtgtgcgtctgtgtgtgtgctgtatccTAGAAGTCATTATAGTGTGTAACGGAGGTATTTGTTTGAGGGTCTTGTACCTCTAAATCAGAGTGATGAGTGTGTGGCTGTCTATGTCCCTATCTTTTTGAATCTGCTTTGTCTGGAATTCTGCACCTGTAATCTGTCCAGTAGTTGGTTTAGgtgaatgagtgtgtttatTGGCATGTCTTTGAGCatctgctctttcttttttttctctttttttttttttgctctttgccCATGGAAACTTTAAATGGTTTCATTGTAAAGTTTCCACTACTGTATGCTTTCCTACAAGACTCataaagcaaagcaaagttCCCTCCATAAGGAGGATCATATTTCTCATATGTCCAAGCTTAAACTGAGGATTCATCTCTGCTCGTTTTTTTTCGTTTCGTTTTCTCGTTTTTGAGCAGTTTTAAAATGCTTTATTGAAGAGCTGAAGTGAAAGCATGGTGTGAGTCTGACAGAGATGTATGTGAATGTCAAAGTAGTTAATCTAATGGGATTTACCTTTAACAATCTGGAGCCTTTAGATACTTTTTTGGTATTTACTTTTTCCCAGGTGCAGAATTCCTTGTGGTATCTTACCTGCAGttcttttatactttttcttgcacatatttttgtttttttccattgaaACTCAATCTGCTAATATTGAATAAAGTAAGAATAAGGTGCCTAAAAACTAcaagaaatggagaaaaaaacaaaaaattagaTGCATCCTCTGTTCACTATCTTAGGATGGCTTTCTTTTCTAGTAGAAATAATACTGATATGCATCCTAAACCTGTGGGTTGaactatactgtatgtaatgtgtgcttttttttcttagtgAAAGCTCAAACTTCAGATATATAACGAAAACCCATTTAACTTAAAGAAAGGAGAATGGTTAAGTATTAGGAAttcagtctaaaaaaaaagcattaaggATTAGgatgtcttttatttttgctctgaaGACAGCTGTTGTGCCTCTGCACATTAAGTTACTGCCAATGAATGAAACAACTGAATTAAAGTTTtatgaaaagcaaaaatatataaataaaaaaaagattgagaaCGGGATTGCGTGAAAATCCTGGTTGACTTTTATTACTTTCATGTGAAATAACACGCACCAGGGCCACTTGTAGTGCGAGAGCTGTTCCGGCCGGTTCCTCACAAAAGACCGCTTCCCGCCAGACTAACTGTGCTGCTGTTACCGTCAACAAGACAGCACCAGAGAGTCCAAGGAACGAATGCCCGCAGTGTGGAGGTCTGGTGCGGTATTGATAAAATCTCTGTCCGGGTGGACTGCCAGCAGTTGCGCCTTTGGGCCTTTCCCTCCCTGTTTCAACTGGGTTCATGTGGAGCCAGCGGCCATCCTCACTATTTTACCATGCTGATAGCACTAGAAATAGTTTGTGGAGTCAGTGTTCTGACCAATATAGACAACTATGGATTATTCAAGTAAAATAGAAATTCTAGAAATTGAAGCATAGCCATGTAGACTACAGATATAACTATATCTAATAcctaatatataataatttagcaagaaacagagaaatgcaCTACCAAAGGCGAGGTAGAATATATAAACATAGATGGGCAGTGCTGATAATATAGTCTACTGTTGAAAAACATCAAGCCATGCTGATGCCAAAACACCAGTTTGTGAAATCAAGTATACCCTTCCTATATATCACTCACTAAAACATGTTGGCTTTAACATGGTGTGTTTCATCCTCTTGCTGAATCACTTCTGGCTCAGTCATAACAGTATACGGCCATTGTatccttttgttatttttttgttaggCAGTTAAAAACCAGACTCAAGGATGGTGAGATCAAAATTGATTGCAATTGCTATAAATTTAGATGTATTGTAAAATGAGTTCATATTATCTCTGATTCCTGCCTTCAGGTTGTTGGTGGTCAGCTAGTGTATACCTTTTCATTGTATTATATTCCACCTCCACAAGGCTTCGTCATCAGTTCTACCACTTAACCTTCCCATCCACTGCCATTACAACCGGTAATTATTAAACACCTCCCATCCCCTCTCATTAAAAAGATTGTCTGTCAATACCCATCCACTCAGCCCACAGGGCTTTAACAAGTATATGTCCCCACTCTATGACCAAGAAGCAGGAGATGTGTTCCATTTCTGGGTCTGGGCTGATGATACTGTCATTGTGATACACCATCAGTGTTTTACAGTACtgaattacaacaacaaaaaatcaggaaatcttttatttaagttttatatgtaatataattttTATACATAATACCGTGCTTTCCTATAGGGTTGATATGTATGTGTTGTGTCTTTATGTCCCGACTCCCAGTAACCATATAGGAATATACATTTAACTTCCTATAGCTTCTGAAGTAACGCACACTCTAAAATTAGTATGATTTGATTAAGTGCTTCAATGCCCCTATTGGGTTTAGTCTTTTATAAAGTGGATCAGTTCAATTCCTGCTGCATTCTGTTAGAACAATCTAGtgactttgtagttttaacaGCATTTGGAGTGATGAATATAAGAATATCTCAAAGCACAAGGTCCaggttttatttctgtcatgtgAAAATCCTTTTTTGTCTCAGGTTTCATTACTCTTACCAAGTTGGCTTCAGACCTCAAGTTCAGCATACAACCTTTTTGAAGAGCATCAGGAGTAAATTCAGCTTCACCCTCACTGTCTGCAATGGTAACATGCCTGCAgtattcaattttatttatatagtgccatatTATAacaagttatctcatgacactgtACAGTATCTTAAAAAGGCTTCAGTGTTGCTATTATTTGTGCAAGATGACATGGTGATGTTAAGTATCTGATATGATCTGCTTAAAATTGGCATCAAGTGCTGCTATAGCCAAATCTAGTATTGGAAATAACATTCCAACAGTTGACAAAAGTAAGTGTAGTGAGGCCAATGTGAAAATCTATTAATTACGAAAGCATAAAGTCTGCCTGTTCTGCAGTAAAATCCCACAACATAGTTTAATCATGttcaataaatacacaatataaaatGCAACTTCATTGAAAGGATTTGCTTTGCTTGCCttaaatggtgtgtgtgtgtgtgtgtgtttgtttgtttgtttgttttttaacagccCAGTGGGAGCCCCTTCCTTCCACTGGCCACTGGTTCTTTTTAGGGGAGCCGGTGTATTTTGTGGCCCAGACAGGAGCTTTGTTGGCTCGGGAAAGGCTTTATGTGGACTCATGTTATGCTACAAGCTCCAAAGACCCAAACAGTATGCCCAAAGTGGATATTATTACAAACTATGGGTGTGTTTCTAGTAGGAGTCACagtcacacttttttttttttttacataattgcTTTTTCACTTCACATGTCTCGATTGCTCTGCTccgattttttgttttttatttattacagctgCATGACAGACAGCAAGAGGAAGGGCAGCTGCTCCAAGTTCCTGTTTGGAAGGGGCAGTGTGCTGAAGTTCTCTGTGGACACATTTCTCTTTAGAGCTGTCTCACAAGTAAGATCAATTTGAATTTGACCAAAAACTGAAGGCTCTGTACACTCTTATGTTTTTTCACTCACTTCGCTCAGGATCAAGTTAC
Encoded here:
- the LOC113744046 gene encoding cold shock domain-containing protein E1 isoform X10; protein product: MERGSSEPPVARNTGSAPSSSTGPMPIPRSSSMSCHPHPGSKKHKRTPLYQRSMSFDPGMLHNNGHTAYANGTGPGIRETGVVEKLLTSYGFIQCSERQARLFFHCSQYNGNLQELKIGDDVEFEVSSDRRTGKPIAVKLLKIKPEVLPEERISGQVGPDLHAYPFTVLHGYIHPVVSAIPVHLDGKSAPGQVPTGSVCYERNGEVFYLTYTPDDVEGNIHLDTGDKVSFYMETNKHTGAVSARNIQLVKKKQMRCQGVVCATKEAFGFIERADVVKEIFFHYSEFKGDLEALQAGDDVEFTIKDRNGKEVATDVRLLPQGTVIFEDISIEQFEGTVVKVIPKVPTKNQNDPLPGRISARIGFTDKELPFGEKDTKSKVTLLEGDHIQFNISTDRRDKLERATNIDILPDTFNFTKETREMGVIAAIRDGFGFIKCVDRDARMFFHFSEVLEESQLHISDEVEFTVVPDMLSAQRNHAVRIKKLPKGTVSFHTQSEQRFVGVVEKEVATTNKNASPTKSKEKEAEEGVIAYEDCGVKLTVPYHTKDLEGGGHPLVGDKVEFSINEVKRTGQQSAVSIRVLNRNASNAKRLHGFVATLKDNFGFIETANHDQEIFFHYSEMCGDLENLELGDTVEYTLSKGKGNKVSAEKVTKVAAVNGIGEDVGTTVMMGKVIRPLRSVDPSQTEYQGLIEVTEEGGTKGQNYPFGIMGMANKADCLQKGELVKFQVCTVAQTGQKMACNVVPQRRAMVECVKDQFGFITYEVGESKKLFFHVKEVQDGLELQTGDEVEFSVVLNQRTGKCSACNVRRVSEGPKPVVTPRPDRLVNRLKSITLDDASAPRLVIVRQPRGPDNSKGFNVERKTRQPGVID
- the LOC113744046 gene encoding cold shock domain-containing protein E1 isoform X12, giving the protein MSFDPGMLHNNGHTAYANGTGPGIRETGVVEKLLTSYGFIQCSERQARLFFHCSQYNGNLQELKIGDDVEFEVSSDRRTGKPIAVKLLKIKPEVLPEERISGQVGPDLHAYPFTVLHGYIHPVVSAIPVHLDGKSAPGQVPTGSVCYERNGWCGLSQEVFYLTYTPDDVEGNIHLDTGDKVSFYMETNKHTGAVSARNIQLVKKKQMRCQGVVCATKEAFGFIERADVVKEIFFHYSEFKGDLEALQAGDDVEFTIKDRNGKEVATDVRLLPQGTVIFEDISIEQFEGTVVKVIPKVPTKNQNDPLPGRISARIGFTDKELPFGEKDTKSKVTLLEGDHIQFNISTDRRDKLERATNIDILPDTFNFTKETREMGVIAAIRDGFGFIKCVDRDARMFFHFSEVLEESQLHISDEVEFTVVPVGPVYKLFTKDMLSAQRNHAVRIKKLPKGTVSFHTQSEQRFVGVVEKEVATTNKNASPTKSKEKKKDKGKVVEKEAEEGVIAYEDCGVKLTVPYHTKDLEGGGHPLVGDKVEFSINEVKRTGQQSAVSIRVLNRNASNAKRLHGFVATLKDNFGFIETANHDQEIFFHYSEMCGDLENLELGDTVEYTLSKGKGNKVSAEKVTKVAAVNGIGEDVGTTVMMGKVIRPLRSVDPSQTEYQGLIEVTEEGGTKGQNYPFGIMGMANKADCLQKGELVKFQVCTVAQTGQKMACNVVPQRRAMVECVKDQFGFITYEVGESKKLFFHVKEVQDGLELQTGDEVEFSVVLNQRTGKCSACNVRRVSEGPKPVVTPRPDRLVNRLKSITLDDASAPRLVIVRQPRGPDNSKGFNVERKTRQPGVID
- the LOC113744046 gene encoding cold shock domain-containing protein E1 isoform X8, giving the protein MERGSSEPPVARNTGSAPSSSTGPMPIPRSSSMSCHPHPGSKKHKRTPLYQRSMSFDPGMLHNNGHTAYANGTGPGIRETGVVEKLLTSYGFIQCSERQARLFFHCSQYNGNLQELKIGDDVEFEVSSDRRTGKPIAVKLLKIKPEVLPEERISGQVGPDLHAYPFTVLHGYIHPVVSAIPVHLDGKSAPGQVPTGSVCYERNGWCGLSQEVFYLTYTPDDVEGNIHLDTGDKVSFYMETNKHTGAVSARNIQLVKKKQMRCQGVVCATKEAFGFIERADVVKEIFFHYSEFKGDLEALQAGDDVEFTIKDRNGKEVATDVRLLPQGTVIFEDISIEQFEGTVVKVIPKVPTKNQNDPLPGRISARIGFTDKELPFGEKDTKSKVTLLEGDHIQFNISTDRRDKLERATNIDILPDTFNFTKETREMGVIAAIRDGFGFIKCVDRDARMFFHFSEVLEESQLHISDEVEFTVVPDMLSAQRNHAVRIKKLPKGTVSFHTQSEQRFVGVVEKEVATTNKNASPTKSKEKEAEEGVIAYEDCGVKLTVPYHTKDLEGGGHPLVGDKVEFSINEVKRTGQQSAVSIRVLNRNASNAKRLHGFVATLKDNFGFIETANHDQEIFFHYSEMCGDLENLELGDTVEYTLSKGKGNKVSAEKVTKVAAVNGIGEDVGTTVMMGKVIRPLRSVDPSQTEYQGLIEVTEEGGTKGQNYPFGIMGMANKADCLQKGELVKFQVCTVAQTGQKMACNVVPQRRAMVECVKDQFGFITYEVGESKKLFFHVKEVQDGLELQTGDEVEFSVVLNQRTGKCSACNVRRVSEGPKPVVTPRPDRLVNRLKSITLDDASAPRLVIVRQPRGPDNSKGFNVERKTRQPGVID